In Sphingobacterium zeae, one genomic interval encodes:
- a CDS encoding glutathione synthase yields MKIAFVINQTHKETARFTTTLLALKAHQMGHEVYYIGLADFYYESAYIAAHVRKVMPNQMLTSADRFMEVLRETEKTKMSLEEMDVVWQRFDPVLDMVSRPWAAASALQFASFLKAKGVLVINDPDSLGRASNKLYLEEFDESIRPKTIVTRNYADVVRFFEQQNRLIILKPLKGSGGKNVFLINKDNQQNLKQTVEAIARDGYVIGQEYLPEAAHGDIRFFLLNGEPILINGKFAAVHRVQQGDEIRSNVHQGATTQSAVISAELLGMVEKIKDKLIRDGMYFVGLDVVGNRIMEINVFSPGALCQAEEILKEDFSGFIINKLKEKVAINKKVSLK; encoded by the coding sequence ATGAAGATAGCATTCGTGATCAACCAAACCCACAAAGAAACTGCGCGTTTTACGACCACTCTTTTGGCATTGAAGGCCCATCAAATGGGACATGAAGTTTATTATATTGGCTTGGCCGATTTTTACTATGAGTCGGCATACATTGCTGCCCATGTGCGAAAAGTAATGCCTAACCAGATGCTGACATCTGCTGACCGTTTCATGGAGGTATTGCGAGAAACAGAAAAAACTAAAATGTCGTTGGAGGAGATGGACGTAGTTTGGCAACGATTTGATCCAGTATTGGATATGGTAAGCAGACCTTGGGCGGCAGCTTCAGCACTGCAATTTGCATCTTTCCTAAAAGCGAAAGGAGTATTGGTCATTAACGATCCAGATAGTCTTGGTAGAGCCAGTAATAAGTTGTATTTAGAAGAGTTTGATGAATCTATTCGACCTAAAACCATTGTAACACGAAATTATGCGGATGTGGTACGATTTTTTGAACAACAGAACAGGCTAATAATTTTGAAACCTTTAAAAGGTTCGGGTGGCAAAAATGTGTTTTTGATCAATAAAGACAATCAGCAAAATCTTAAACAGACCGTAGAGGCTATAGCGCGAGATGGTTATGTAATAGGTCAAGAATACCTTCCGGAAGCTGCACATGGTGACATAAGGTTCTTTTTGCTAAATGGAGAGCCTATTTTAATCAATGGTAAATTTGCTGCTGTCCATCGAGTACAACAGGGCGATGAGATCCGTAGTAATGTACATCAAGGAGCAACGACGCAAAGTGCCGTTATTTCAGCGGAACTATTGGGGATGGTTGAAAAAATAAAAGACAAATTGATCCGGGATGGAATGTATTTTGTTGGTCTGGATGTGGTAGGTAACCGTATTATGGAAATTAATGTATTTAGTCCAGGTGCTTTATGTCAGGCGGAAGAAATTTTAAAGGAGGATTTTTCAGGGTTTATTATTAATAAACTAAAGGAAAAGGTTGCAATCAATAAAAAAGTATCACTTAAATAA
- a CDS encoding flavohemoglobin expression-modulating QEGLA motif protein: MKDNVKQLAGILKMIKNKEVFHVQIPSKNKLVFNQVVPYLFLYQQFLSPDPMLAELVKSEPAYFKVRDPQMNVSEWIAPILNKLVEEFGACLIIEAWASDPAQEEDILIHIARKNVQSIAQYLGRQLTTEESISKVEILTDSKTNATQSLSPSSIQLDNLNTNIFYIGLEVKPKYLLGIDQQILPIDLRHFREAISRSLSKTFFEFIRIHTLSKPTAFKISQPKKMLPLAWEIDQKLARESQRFDFLLLITPTNSYDAWQQFKKGNYRKTPVFHYRPMPIDPDIIKRNLYNLHIEDLFDPSMAYLFRDKRKELDQMMTMLSERGKEGFLLGSMQVFGTVNEKLLEKAQAILTITTTNREVRTKEEDIVYAEEFAKLAQEELDYLNSQDPNFGTTVRLRDDIYGVMVNQGVLNISKQYSLPRNRVKALIQHEVGTHIVTYYNGKQQPFSLFRLGVPGYEKLQEGLAVLAEYLVGGLTNNRLRILAGRVIAVHHMQQGNSFIDTFSLLVDKYQFLHETAFQMTMRVYRSGGLTKDALYLSGLIELTNYIKSGREVALLTMGKIREDYIPIVEELTLKGVLKSPILTPRYLTAPYKDALLNLKKHNGIFQMIQ, from the coding sequence ATGAAAGATAATGTGAAACAACTCGCTGGCATCTTAAAAATGATCAAAAATAAGGAAGTTTTTCATGTGCAGATTCCGTCAAAAAATAAATTGGTGTTCAATCAAGTTGTTCCTTATCTATTTTTATACCAACAGTTTTTGAGCCCAGATCCCATGCTTGCAGAGTTGGTGAAGTCAGAGCCGGCTTATTTTAAAGTAAGAGATCCACAGATGAACGTTTCCGAATGGATTGCCCCAATACTAAATAAACTGGTAGAGGAGTTTGGTGCTTGTCTGATCATCGAAGCCTGGGCATCAGATCCGGCGCAGGAAGAAGATATTCTAATCCATATTGCCCGTAAAAACGTGCAGTCTATTGCTCAATATTTAGGAAGGCAACTGACCACTGAAGAGTCAATTTCCAAAGTAGAAATACTTACGGATTCAAAAACGAATGCAACGCAGAGTCTTTCGCCGTCAAGTATACAATTGGATAATCTGAATACAAATATATTTTACATCGGGCTTGAGGTAAAACCTAAGTATCTATTAGGCATAGATCAACAAATTTTACCAATCGATCTTCGCCATTTCCGTGAAGCTATATCTAGAAGCTTGTCCAAAACATTTTTTGAATTCATCCGTATACACACATTATCGAAACCTACTGCATTTAAAATAAGCCAGCCCAAAAAAATGCTTCCTTTAGCATGGGAAATTGATCAGAAATTGGCTCGAGAAAGCCAAAGGTTTGATTTTCTGCTGTTGATTACTCCTACAAATTCTTACGATGCCTGGCAACAATTTAAGAAAGGTAATTATCGAAAAACACCAGTGTTTCATTATAGACCTATGCCTATCGATCCAGATATTATCAAAAGGAATCTTTATAATTTGCATATAGAAGATTTATTTGATCCCTCCATGGCCTATTTATTTCGTGATAAACGAAAAGAGCTAGACCAAATGATGACAATGCTGAGTGAACGTGGAAAAGAAGGGTTTTTGCTAGGAAGTATGCAGGTTTTTGGTACAGTTAATGAAAAATTATTGGAAAAAGCACAAGCGATCCTAACGATCACCACAACTAATCGAGAAGTGAGGACAAAAGAGGAAGACATTGTTTATGCCGAGGAATTCGCCAAACTGGCCCAGGAGGAATTGGATTATTTGAACAGCCAAGATCCAAACTTTGGAACTACAGTAAGACTTCGCGATGACATCTACGGCGTGATGGTTAATCAAGGCGTGCTCAATATAAGTAAACAATATAGTTTACCACGCAATAGGGTAAAGGCACTCATACAGCATGAAGTTGGCACACATATCGTCACTTACTATAATGGAAAACAACAACCTTTCAGCCTTTTTAGATTAGGAGTTCCTGGTTATGAAAAACTTCAGGAAGGTCTCGCTGTACTCGCCGAATATTTAGTCGGAGGGCTGACTAATAATAGATTACGTATCCTGGCGGGAAGAGTTATTGCTGTCCATCATATGCAGCAAGGCAACTCATTTATTGACACATTCTCGCTTTTAGTAGACAAGTATCAATTTTTGCACGAAACTGCTTTCCAGATGACAATGCGAGTCTATAGAAGTGGTGGGCTTACAAAAGATGCATTGTACTTGAGTGGCTTAATAGAATTGACCAATTATATCAAAAGCGGAAGGGAAGTTGCACTTTTAACTATGGGCAAAATCCGTGAAGATTATATACCAATTGTTGAAGAACTCACTTTAAAAGGGGTCTTGAAGTCTCCAATTTTAACCCCAAGATACTTAACGGCTCCGTATAAGGATGCTTTGTTAAATCTTAAAAAACATAATGGAATATTCCAAATGATTCAATAA
- a CDS encoding N-formylglutamate amidohydrolase, translating into MSLTYRYQFENNESPFWAFAIHDGHHVDDNILVNFNISEEERLREEDPYTAILAELPFNRFVSGTSRFQLDLNRKREDAVYLTPEQSWGLRVWKEALPQLQINELYAIYDRVYADVCEQIQYTIDRYGYFVIYDIHSYNMRREGPDAIVNSAADPQINLGTQHNHQKWRQLTDQLLKVLQSGKDGLVYDVRENVKFKGGFLSAYLNSKFGDKGCIFSIEFRKDFMDEWTGEVFPQKLQEYKQLLLQSIETLENYFAYER; encoded by the coding sequence ATGTCACTAACATACCGTTATCAATTTGAAAATAATGAAAGTCCATTTTGGGCTTTTGCAATACATGATGGTCATCACGTCGACGATAATATCCTAGTCAATTTTAATATTTCCGAAGAGGAACGATTACGGGAGGAGGATCCTTATACAGCCATTTTGGCGGAACTACCTTTCAATAGGTTTGTGTCTGGGACGTCTAGATTTCAATTGGATTTGAACCGAAAGCGAGAAGATGCTGTCTATCTTACACCTGAGCAATCTTGGGGCTTGCGTGTATGGAAAGAAGCATTGCCGCAGCTGCAGATCAATGAGTTATATGCGATTTATGACCGTGTATATGCAGACGTATGTGAGCAAATCCAATATACTATTGATCGTTATGGTTATTTTGTCATCTATGATATCCATAGCTACAACATGCGTCGCGAGGGACCTGACGCAATTGTGAACAGTGCTGCCGATCCACAAATCAATTTAGGGACGCAGCATAATCACCAAAAATGGAGACAATTGACTGACCAATTATTAAAAGTTTTACAGAGTGGAAAAGATGGACTAGTGTATGATGTGCGTGAGAATGTGAAGTTTAAAGGTGGTTTTCTTTCTGCGTATTTGAATAGTAAGTTTGGAGATAAAGGATGTATTTTTTCGATCGAATTTAGGAAGGATTTTATGGATGAATGGACTGGGGAAGTTTTTCCACAAAAACTACAGGAGTATAAGCAACTTCTCTTGCAAAGTATAGAGACATTGGAAAATTATTTTGCCTATGAAAGATAA
- a CDS encoding Glu/Leu/Phe/Val dehydrogenase dimerization domain-containing protein, which translates to MNRNAEEIYSSMEGMKELLRAFEHKSPEIVFEWKDSETDARGWIVINSLRGGAAGGGTRMRSGLDRHEVESLAKTMEVKFTVSGPAIGGAKSGIDFDPHDPRKNEVLERWFKVVTPLLKNYYGTGGDLNIDEIHDVIPLTEEYGLWHPQEGILNGHFKVNESNRIHQIGQLRYGVSKVLEDSSYSPDLKRKYKVADMITGYGVSESIRHYYKLFGSHCAGKRAVIQGWGNVAAAAAFYLSKLGVKIVGIIDRAGGLINSEGFNEYDITRLFLERKGNELYSPDIIPFDQIQKEIWNLKTDIFVPAAASRLVSKDQIQHLISHGLELIASGANVPFADQEIFYGPVMEFADQHVAVIPDFIANCGMARVFAYLMQRNIEISDDAIFSDVSKVIFEALKKINAVSPQNTHISSRAYEIALKQLVETVN; encoded by the coding sequence GTGAACAGGAACGCCGAGGAAATTTATAGTAGTATGGAAGGGATGAAAGAGTTATTACGGGCGTTTGAGCATAAAAGCCCGGAAATTGTTTTCGAATGGAAGGATAGCGAAACGGATGCAAGAGGGTGGATTGTGATCAATTCTTTGCGTGGGGGGGCTGCTGGTGGTGGAACAAGGATGCGGTCTGGATTGGATAGGCATGAGGTAGAATCTTTGGCAAAAACAATGGAGGTCAAGTTTACGGTATCGGGACCCGCAATTGGGGGCGCAAAATCTGGGATTGATTTCGATCCGCATGACCCCAGGAAAAATGAAGTGTTAGAACGTTGGTTTAAGGTTGTCACACCGCTGCTAAAAAACTATTATGGGACGGGCGGAGATTTGAATATAGACGAAATTCATGATGTTATTCCACTGACGGAAGAATATGGCCTGTGGCACCCCCAAGAAGGAATTTTGAATGGACACTTTAAGGTGAATGAAAGCAATCGCATTCATCAAATTGGACAATTGCGATATGGTGTTTCCAAAGTATTGGAGGATAGTTCCTACAGTCCAGATCTGAAACGAAAGTACAAAGTGGCAGATATGATCACTGGTTACGGCGTGTCAGAGTCAATTCGCCACTACTACAAGCTCTTTGGATCGCATTGTGCTGGAAAACGTGCGGTGATTCAGGGTTGGGGAAATGTAGCTGCTGCAGCAGCATTTTATCTGTCTAAACTAGGGGTTAAAATCGTCGGAATAATCGATCGTGCTGGTGGGCTGATCAATTCGGAAGGATTTAATGAATACGATATTACACGTTTATTTCTGGAGCGAAAAGGCAATGAACTCTACTCACCGGATATCATTCCTTTTGATCAGATACAGAAAGAAATATGGAACTTAAAAACCGATATTTTTGTGCCGGCAGCGGCGTCCCGGTTAGTTTCAAAAGATCAGATCCAACATCTGATCAGTCATGGGCTTGAGCTAATTGCTTCCGGTGCAAACGTCCCATTTGCAGATCAGGAAATATTTTATGGGCCTGTCATGGAATTTGCAGACCAGCATGTAGCAGTTATTCCAGACTTCATTGCCAATTGTGGCATGGCGAGAGTGTTTGCCTATTTAATGCAACGCAATATCGAAATTAGTGATGATGCAATTTTTTCGGATGTCTCTAAAGTGATTTTTGAAGCGCTCAAAAAAATCAATGCAGTTTCTCCGCAAAATACTCATATTTCGTCAAGAGCCTACGAAATTGCTCTGAAGCAATTGGTGGAAACGGTCAACTGA
- the hppD gene encoding 4-hydroxyphenylpyruvate dioxygenase — MANTFAEKIAQAQDFLPINGTDYIEFYVGNAKQAAHYYKTAFGFQSDAYAGPETGVRDRVSYVLKQNKIRLVLTTALKSDHPVAEHVKKHGDGVKILALWVDDARKSFEETTKRGAKVYQEPQFLKDENGEVWTAGIYTYGETVHLFVERRNYSGPFMPGYEKWESDYNPSETGLLYVDHCVGNVGWNKMNETVKWYHDVMGFVNILSFDDKQINTEYSALMSKVMSNGNGYVKFPINEPAEGKKKSQIEEYLEFYEGEGVQHAALATKDIVATVKALKARGVEFLGAPPEAYYDMLPKRVGKIDEEIRIIQELGILVDRDEEGYLLQIFTKPVEDRPTLFYEIIQRKGAQSFGAGNFKALFEAIEREQERRGNL, encoded by the coding sequence ATGGCAAATACATTTGCAGAAAAGATTGCCCAAGCGCAAGATTTTCTACCTATCAATGGGACCGATTATATTGAATTTTATGTTGGTAATGCGAAGCAAGCGGCGCATTACTACAAGACAGCGTTTGGCTTCCAGTCGGATGCTTATGCCGGACCTGAAACAGGAGTTCGAGATCGGGTATCCTATGTGCTCAAACAGAATAAAATACGTTTGGTGCTTACCACGGCGCTGAAATCTGATCATCCCGTCGCAGAACATGTAAAGAAACATGGTGATGGTGTTAAAATATTAGCGCTCTGGGTTGATGATGCCCGAAAATCGTTTGAAGAAACAACAAAAAGAGGAGCAAAGGTATATCAGGAACCACAGTTTCTGAAGGATGAAAACGGGGAAGTCTGGACTGCCGGTATCTATACTTACGGCGAAACAGTCCATCTATTTGTCGAACGGCGGAATTATTCCGGTCCATTTATGCCGGGATATGAAAAATGGGAAAGTGATTACAATCCAAGCGAAACAGGTTTGCTTTATGTCGACCATTGTGTTGGTAATGTCGGCTGGAATAAGATGAACGAAACAGTGAAATGGTACCATGATGTCATGGGTTTTGTTAACATCCTGTCATTCGATGACAAGCAGATCAATACCGAGTATTCCGCGCTAATGAGTAAAGTGATGAGCAATGGAAATGGCTATGTCAAGTTCCCGATTAACGAGCCTGCGGAAGGAAAAAAGAAGTCGCAGATTGAAGAATACCTTGAGTTTTATGAGGGAGAAGGTGTACAGCATGCGGCGTTGGCAACGAAAGATATTGTTGCTACGGTGAAAGCACTTAAAGCAAGAGGAGTAGAGTTTTTGGGTGCTCCGCCCGAAGCATATTATGACATGTTGCCCAAGCGAGTTGGAAAAATTGATGAAGAAATACGGATCATTCAAGAACTCGGAATTCTGGTAGATCGTGACGAAGAGGGGTATTTGCTGCAGATTTTTACAAAGCCTGTAGAGGATAGACCAACTTTATTTTATGAGATCATCCAGCGAAAAGGGGCACAAAGCTTTGGGGCAGGAAATTTTAAGGCCCTTTTTGAAGCGATAGAACGTGAACAGGAACGCCGAGGAAATTTATAG